The Helicobacter sp. MIT 21-1697 genome segment AACATCTTTTGCACTCACTCTCACACCATCGCTAAATCTCGCCTGTGGATTGATATGAAAGATAATAAAATCCGCTCCCTTTGTCATAGAATCTGCAATCAGCCCATATTCACTAAAAGGCTCATCAAGGCTTTGGTGTGTGAGCGTATTATATACGAGCGTGGTGAGTTCTGCAGCGGGGTTGCCTTTTTGCACAAAGGGATTGAGGCTATCAAAAGTGCCAAGCGCAAAGCCCTTCATTGTGCCACCTTTTGGAGCATTGGGATTAGCATAATCAAAATGTGTGAAGTTTTGCAGATATTTTGGCGTGCCATAAATGCTAAGGGCATTGGTTTTTGTTGTGTGTAAAGTATTTGCGTTTATCCCTACACATAAAATAAATAGAAGTATAAAAGAGATTTTCATTGGCAGGAATCATAGAATCTTAAAAAATAGTTGTAAATAAGCTAGGAAATTTTTAAGTGTTTCAGGGAATACACCGGCGATAAAAATCAGCATAATGACAAAGGGTAAAATATATTTAACATATCCATACCAAATGCCTACAAGTTGTGGATTCAGGCTGCCATTATTGCTTAGCTCTTTTTTTGCTGCGTCTTTGAGAACATAGCCTACAAAAAGCAGTGTGCCAAGCGAAGTAAGCACAAAGAGGATATTCCCGCTGATAAAATCAAAGTTATCAAAAATATTTTTGCCATTCCAAGTGATATGTTCCCACGCTCCATAAGAGAGGATACAGGGGAGATTCCCACAGATGAATATAAAACCAAGTGTGATATTAATCGCCTTAACGCGTGAGATATGGCACTTTTCATAAAGTGCGGTGATAATCACTTCATAAATAGGCAAAGAAGTGGTGAGTGCCGCAGTGATGAGGAGCAAGAAAAAGACAAGGGCTAGGACATTGCCAAAATAAATATGTGAAAATACGATAGGGAGCGTTTGAAATACAAGGCTTGGTCCTTGATTTGGCTCTAACCCAAAACTAAAGAGTGAAGGAAAAATCATAAATCCAGCTAAGAGCGCAATAAGAGTGTTGAGTACGCCTGTGGCAACAGCGGTTTTAATCATATTTTCATTTTTTTGCAGATATGAAGAGAGTGTAATCATCACGCCAAAACCAAGTGAGAGC includes the following:
- a CDS encoding sodium-dependent transporter yields the protein MQNPTPTRQTWSSSLTYVLTVAGATIGFGATWRFPYLVGENGGGAYVLVFILAMILVGIPVIWVENVIGRRAHKNAIDAFGGEIKGKSISRVYKIIGYCGIAGAFGIMAYYMVLGGWVITYITNILSGELNLSSPIDKELAQSFYNANIEHNPLMVGIWTSVFVAINWVILKKGIIDGIERSMKYLMPLLFICLFIIVIRNLTLPGAMEGVRFYLLPDFSKITAKLFIDVLGQVFFALSLGFGVMITLSSYLQKNENMIKTAVATGVLNTLIALLAGFMIFPSLFSFGLEPNQGPSLVFQTLPIVFSHIYFGNVLALVFFLLLITAALTTSLPIYEVIITALYEKCHISRVKAINITLGFIFICGNLPCILSYGAWEHITWNGKNIFDNFDFISGNILFVLTSLGTLLFVGYVLKDAAKKELSNNGSLNPQLVGIWYGYVKYILPFVIMLIFIAGVFPETLKNFLAYLQLFFKIL